The Candidatus Alcyoniella australis sequence GAGCACCGATTTGGGCCTGCGCTCGGCGATCATCAGCCTGTTGCAAAGCTCGTTTCTGGGGTTCCCGGTCTGGGGCTCGGACACCGGCGGCTACCACCATTTCATCGACCGCGAGGTCTTTGCGCGCTGGATCGAGTTCTCCTGCTTCTGCCCGCTGATGGAGATCGGCGGGCGCGGCGACCAGGCGCCGTGGAACATGCCCACGCAGCCGCACTACGACGAACAGATGATCGAGATCTACCGCGACTACGTCACGCTGCATCACGAGTTGCAGGATTACTCGTACCAATACGCGCAGCGCGCGCACCAAAGCGGCGCGCCAATCGCCCGGCCGTTGGTCTTCGACTGGCCCGACGATCCGCAGGTGCGCGAGATCTGGGATGAGTACCTGTACGGCGACGAGATTTTAGTGGCGCCGGTCTGGCGCGTGGGGCAGCGCTCGCGCAGCGTGTATTTGCCCCAGGGGGAGTGGACCGATTATTGGGACCGCGATACGACCTACAGTGGGCCGCTGTGGATCGAGGCCGACGCGCCCCTGGAGCGGATCCCGCTCTACCTGCGCGATCAGTAAAGATCGTAAAAACGATCTTTGTGTATAGGGCTCGCGAGTTTTGCCGCGGCTCGAAGCCGGGGCTCTACTGTCCGGCAGGGGCCGGGGGCGGCTTGAAGGGATCCTCTACGGGCCGGGCCGGGCGCTCGGTGGGTTCGGTCGCCACCTCCAGGCATACGTCCCAGGCGTCTTTTCCCAAAATCCAACTCCAGTCGGGAAGCAGTACCCAGCGTTCGTTGCGGTATTCGTAATATTGCATCTGGCGATAGCTGGCCACATCGGAGCTGGGCAGCAGGCTGACGTTGAGGTAGCGCACGGACACGCGGCCCAGGCGACCCTCGAGGAGGTTGCCGAGCTTTATATTCTCCTCGTAGGTCAGCTCGGGGTCGAGCTCGTAGGGCGCGACCTCGGCGTTGACGAAGGCAATGCTCTCGATGCTCAGGTTCGCGGCGAGCTTGTCAGTGCCGCAGATGTACGCCTCGCGGTACTCCTGGGCAACAAAGGCCATCGCCGAATCGTAGTCGCGCCACTGCAAAAAGCGGTTGAACTTCTCGGAAACCACACCGAGCTCCTCGATCGCCTTTGCCTGCCTGCGTTCCAGGCGCTTCTGGGCGCAGGAGGGGGCCAGCAGCGACAGGGCGAGCAGCGCAATCAGGACCGCGGCGAGGCGGTTCAGTCTTCCTGCGGACGCATCGGCATGTAGGCGTACCACGTACCCTCCTCTTTCTTCCAGGTGATCACCTGGCGCACCTTGGCGTTCCAGATGAAGTAGAAGTGGCCCCAGTAGGTCACCTCGGCGTGGGCGATCACGCCGTTGGGCTCGATTAAAATTGTGCCGAGCTTAAAGCGGTCGATCTTCTGCCGCCGGAAGTCGGCCTCGCGCAGCAGGTCGGCCATCACGGCGATGAACGTGCTGCGCTGATCGTCGTCCGCAAAGAACTCGGCGATTTTGGCGTTGGTCAACTGGATCGTCATCTTGCCCTCGCACAGCTCGGTGAACAGGCCGTTCATCCGCTGCTCGAGCTGTACCAGGTCCAGTGCCGCAAGCTGCGGGTCGAGCTGTTGCGCCTCGAGCTGGTCGAGCTCGTAATGCGAACTGCGCAGGGAACAGCCGCCGACCATCAGTATCAGCAGCACAAGGGCAATCGTCCTTTTCATTGCTCAGCCTTCGTAAGGGGATAACGTCGCCGCAGCACAAAGAACAGCACAACGGCCAAAACCAGCATCAGCACGCCGACCAGCTGGCTTTCCGAGATCCGCAGCACGGCGGTCGTACCGTCGGTCGCCAGGGTATCAAAGGCGATCAGCTTGTCAAACGTCCGCTCGACCCACTGCGGATGGTCGCGCAAGCGCGCGTCGGAGAAACGCAACAGCGTGTACATGCTCTCATCGCCCATCCGGTCGCGCAGCAGCTCGATCAGCCCGCGGGTGATCGCGTAGTAGCCCAGAAAAATCACGGTCTGCATACCCTCGAACACGCGGCGCTTGCGCGTGACGAACCACAGGATGCTAAACAGCAGCAGCGCGTTGAGGCTCGACATCGGCTGGGTCGGGTAAAGCGCAACGCCGGGGCGGCCCACGGTCCACTCGGGGAACACCAACGGGAACGGAAAGTCGGCCGGGCAGACCTTGCCGTAGCAACAGCCTGCCATGGTGCAGCCGATGCGGCCGAAGACCAGACCCAGGGCCACGCCCGGGACCGCCATGTCGGCCACGCGCCAGAAGTTGTACCCCTTGCGCCGGATGTAGATCCAGCTGACGATCACCGCGCCGATGAACCCGCCGTAAAATACCAGCCCGCCCTGCCAGATCTTGAGCAGGTCCAGCGGCCGACCGGAGTACTGATCGCCGAAGTGCACGATCACGTAGAACAGCCGCGAGCCCAGAATCCCGGAGAGCATCGCCCAAAACGCCAGGTTGTAGATGAAGTCTTCGGGAATCCGCAGCCGCCGTCCCTCGCGCAGGGTCAGCAGCAGCGCCAGCAGCAGCCCCGTGGCCAGCATCAGGCCGTAGCTGTGCAGGCTCAGACCAAACGGCAGATCAATCTGGGGGTGCATCGGTTCCTGCGGGCGGCACGATCGGGGCGGACCCGTCGTCGGCCTGTCCGGCCTTGGAGCGGCGAATGCGGGCCGCGCGCTCCAGCTCGATGCGGGTCAGCCGATAGACCAGTACGACCACGCCGATGACGATAAAAATGTCGGCCACGTTGAAGATCGGCCAACGAAACTTGTCGAAGTAGTGCAGGTAGATGAAGTCGACCACGTGATGGTCCGCGGTGGTCAGGCGGTCGATGGCGTTGCCCAGGGCGCCGCCCATTACTGAAGACAGCGCGAATACCATTGCGTATTGGCCGTGCTCGAGCTGCCAGAGGAAGCTTAAAATGAAGACCATGGCCAACGCGCCGACGATCATGAAGAACAGCAGCGGGTAGCCCGAGAACATCGAGAACGCGGCGCCCACGTTCTGGGCGTAGTTGATCTCGAGGATGTCGGGGATGATCTGGATCGCCATGCCGCGCGGGATGCGTGCGGTCCACAGCAGAGCGAAGTGCTTGGCCAGCTGATCCAGTCCGCAGGCCAGCGCTGCGCCGAATAAGAACAGTGGAAACTTGAGTTTCATTGAATCAAACCGCCGCGGCACACCTTGCGCAAAGCTCGGGATGCTCCGGCGAGGAACCGATGTCGGCCTTGTGCAGCCAGCAGCGCGGGCATTTGGTCAGGTCCGAGGGCTCGACGCGCACGCTGGCGCCCAGGGCCTCGTCCTGGGCCGTGGGCGACTCGACCGGCTGCGCGGCCAGCTCGACCTCGCTGACGATCAAGAGTTCGGGCAGCATCGGTTTCGCCTGCTCGAGCAGCTCGCCCAGCGCGCCCGGGGCGTGCATCGTCACCTTGGCGTCCACCGAATTGCCGAACAGCTTTTCGTTGCGCCCCAGTTCCAGAGCCTTGGTCGCCAGCGCGCGCAGCTCCAGCAGCTTCTGCCAGCGCTCGGTCAACTCGGGGTCGGCCCAGGCCGGATCGACGTCGGGCAGCAGCGCCAAGTGTACCGACTCCGGGTCGCCCGCAGCGTGGGCCAGGTGGTCCCAGACCTCCTCGGCGGTGAAGCTAAGGATCGGCGCCACCAGCCGCACGAGGCTGTGGGCGATGGTCCACAGTACGGTCTGCGATCCGCGCCGCAGCTCGCCCTCGCGCTGTTCGGCGTAGAGCCGGTCCTTGAGCACGTCAAGGTACAGCGAGCTTAGATCGACAACGCAGTAGTTGTGCAGGGCGTGGAAGATGCGGTGGAACTCGAACTGCTCATACCAACCGCGCACCTGTTCGATCAGCACGCCCAGGCGCTGCAGGGCCCAGCGGTCGATGTCGGTCATCTGCTCGATGGGCACGGCGTGCAGCTCCGGGTCGAAGTCCTGCAGGTTGCCCAGCATGAAGCGGAAGGTGTTGCGGATCCGGCGATAGGCCTCGACCAGCCGTTTGAGGATCTCGTC is a genomic window containing:
- a CDS encoding glycoside hydrolase family 31 protein; the protein is STDLGLRSAIISLLQSSFLGFPVWGSDTGGYHHFIDREVFARWIEFSCFCPLMEIGGRGDQAPWNMPTQPHYDEQMIEIYRDYVTLHHELQDYSYQYAQRAHQSGAPIARPLVFDWPDDPQVREIWDEYLYGDEILVAPVWRVGQRSRSVYLPQGEWTDYWDRDTTYSGPLWIEADAPLERIPLYLRDQ
- the lspA gene encoding signal peptidase II codes for the protein MKLKFPLFLFGAALACGLDQLAKHFALLWTARIPRGMAIQIIPDILEINYAQNVGAAFSMFSGYPLLFFMIVGALAMVFILSFLWQLEHGQYAMVFALSSVMGGALGNAIDRLTTADHHVVDFIYLHYFDKFRWPIFNVADIFIVIGVVVLVYRLTRIELERAARIRRSKAGQADDGSAPIVPPAGTDAPPD
- the lgt gene encoding prolipoprotein diacylglyceryl transferase; its protein translation is MHPQIDLPFGLSLHSYGLMLATGLLLALLLTLREGRRLRIPEDFIYNLAFWAMLSGILGSRLFYVIVHFGDQYSGRPLDLLKIWQGGLVFYGGFIGAVIVSWIYIRRKGYNFWRVADMAVPGVALGLVFGRIGCTMAGCCYGKVCPADFPFPLVFPEWTVGRPGVALYPTQPMSSLNALLLFSILWFVTRKRRVFEGMQTVIFLGYYAITRGLIELLRDRMGDESMYTLLRFSDARLRDHPQWVERTFDKLIAFDTLATDGTTAVLRISESQLVGVLMLVLAVVLFFVLRRRYPLTKAEQ